Part of the Besnoitia besnoiti strain Bb-Ger1 chromosome Unknown contig00015, whole genome shotgun sequence genome is shown below.
CGTTCGCCGTTGCATGTTTATCGTTGTCTCGGCTCGGATCCCCGATGTTTTCTCAGATTCTCGAGGCGCTTCGTGCCTCGGGGAAGTCCATCCCAGCCGACTACGCGCATCAGGTGCGCCTCGCACTGCTGACGTATCGGCACCAAACGGTCTTTGTCATCTCTCCCACGGTAAGAATCAGCGCCTTTTCCGTTTTTAAGGTAAATTCAATGTCCAAATGTCGCTCTCCATACATCGAGGGGTGTATCCGTATACTTGTAAGTTGTGGGTGTGTGGCGCTTGGAAAtaggcgcctcctcgcttcgGAGTCGCACAGCGTCTACTACAACGTGACCTCGTCCGTCGGCATTTCCAGGCGTGGTTCTTGCGTGTCATTCAGCCGATAGATGACTGGGGCGCGCTGCTAGGGCTCGCGTTGCAGAGCTCTCTGAGTCGTCGATTCGTCCCGGTTGTGCGTTTGTCTATGCTCTGCTGCTGTGTCGCAGTGGGAGATTCGCATGGCGCCGCTCACAGAGCTTCCCTCCAGATCTCTCTCGCCGGATATTCTGCGCTGTCTGGGTGTCATTCAGCCGATAGATGACTGGGGCGCGCTGCTAGGGCTCGCGTTGCAGAGCTCTCTGAGTCGTCGATTCGTCCCGGTTGTGCGTTTGTCTATGCTCTGCTGCTGTGTCGCAGTGGGAGATTCGCATGGCGCCGCTCACAGAGCTCCCCTCCAGATCTCTCTCGCCGGATATTCTGCGCTGTCTGGGTAAGGTGTGCGGAGTTTTCTCAGAAGACGCATCCCAGCCCCTCCTGTCGCGCAGGCAAAGGGCAGCCACGgtgacgcggacgcgcacacctctgcggctcgcatagacacatatatatacatatagagagagagacagatagATCTTCAAATTGATCAATAGATAGATGATTAAATAGAATGATTGATTGATacagatacatagatagatctCCAAATAGATAGATGAATAATTAGATATAtttatacgtatatatgcgGCAGTGGTCCTGGGTGTCcatggcggaggcgagagcgcccACTGTGCGCTCTGTTGGTTTTTCAGGCGAAATCTACGACGACGAGGTCGCCTGCAGCTTGTGCCTCGGCAGGCTTCACCCAGCGACGCTcaagccgctgccgcgggcgctgcagccagggcctccgcgcccgctgtTTTGGCTCAcgggcgaagcggagacgaccACGCggctcgtctcttcttcgccactctccgcgggcgccgagagacCCGCACAGCCGTTCCTTGGggcgcgaacgccgccgTGCACGGGTTTTGTCGACCtttcgcgcagcggcgcaggaaaTGGCTCGGATCCCACAGAGGACGCGAGTGGTCTGTGGGGCGGGGCGAGGGTCTCGGaagtcgcggcgctggcggacgCCGGTAGTGAGCCGCATGCGACTCGGACCAAAAACACCgacacgcgagagaaggaaaatCTGCAGGGGAGTCAgcccctcggcggcggcagctcagGCTCAACGGGCGGCGAGTCGGAGGTCTCCTCTtgcccccgcgcccgcgatgCGGAtgggctcgcgcgccccaacggcggcgagcctgcgccgccgctggcgcttgAGGCGGATGCGTGCGTCGTCTCGACCACGCAGTCGACGTGTGCAGACGCGAATTCGGCATTTGTTTTCGAGCCTTCTCAGCCCGACAGCGATACAGGCGTGTGGCAGACGTCTGTGGACGCAGCAGGGAAAAGGGAGGCCGCGAGTTCCCGTGAAAAAGCGCCATGCACGCCTCCTGCGCGATCGCTGAGGGCAGAGGCCCCGGGCTCCAGGGGGGGTTCGGTGGGGACAGCGGAGGACGGGACGCCGCGCAAGACGCCGCTTCCCTCGCCCTTTGACAAGCCCAGCAGAGAAACCGCGAGCCTATCGCTTCGCAGCAAGCGCGCGTTTTTCGGTCTCGTGGGTCTCCGTCGAGGCCTGCCGCTGGTCGACTGCTCCAAGAAGCGCAagcaggacgccgcggacgcgcgggcgccctAGGCGAGAAGAGGTTGGCTCAGAGCCGCGTTCAGCCCCTCCGTGCCCCCGCCGGAGCTCTTCGTGAAAGAAAGGGCGCTGCTTCCAGGTCGCCCCAGGAGGCGGGCATGGGACATCCGCATCACTGCGCGCAGAAGGGGACAGGAAAACGGAGTTGTGGGCATCAGCGCGAAAGCGTCGCGTGCCTCCTCGATGCGGAGggtcgcgcgcatgcgcagagtcCGTTGAGGGAAAAAATGACCAAAGAGGGAGCCTAtgcggcgctctctgtgCAGGGACGCCGGGCCGGGCTCGTGTCAACTCGACAGCGCACTGTGTCGCCGATGAATGCAATCGTTCTCTGTGTTGAAGACCGATTTTACGAGCTGATCTAGTGTGAGTGAGTGCCGCTCCAGAGTGGCGCTCTAAGCTCTTTTTGTGCCCCAAGACGCAGATTCTTGCATCTCTGACGCTCGGATTGTTCAACTTCGTTGTGAGTCAAATCACGCCAGTCCAATGCCGGGCTTCCATGACCCACAATTCAGTGCGGGGCTATGGAGGCGGGGACACCGTGGACAGAGATTTCTGCTGCACAGCTTCACGCTTCCTTTAGAAATACATCGTTAGATTATGTATCTTTTGCCTAGCTCCACCAGAACCTGCGCGGGCCTTTCTAGTTCCGCAGGCGGGGGCAGtgtgcgtctcgctcgccttccctcgcggcgtcggtATATTCATCCGTCTAAACGTGCAGGCTCAGCTACCAATGCAGAAATGCATTGGTAGCTAGGcttgttacgttccgtacagcTGTAGGTAAAAAGTATGTTAGAGACAGTTAATGAAGATTGACATTTACCATCTGTCACTAACATATGAGGAcagaaggctactttaagtgcggaataTCCTCTTTATAGTGCCCGTGCTGGAGGGCATAGGCTTGCATGGACCTAGATATTCACACGCCGCGCTACGGACGTGatgttatatatatatatatatatatgggtagAGTCTAAACGACAGCGTTCGCGTTCCAGTATCAGAGCAGACGTGAATTTACACGGTCTCATGACTGTTTAGGCTACGCCTTCCCGACTATGGCTGTACTGCGCGAATGGCTTCGCTTCCCACTCTGAGCTGAACAAATCTGCGCACGCGAAATTTACAAAGCTGGACCGAGCCCTGCGCTTCGCTCCCAGCCACACGAGGAACGCGAAAAGTCGAAAAATGGAGATAAACGAGGTCAGGCACGGAAGGTGCGAAGCTGCGGCAACTCCCCGCCACGTTCTTCGACAACGGAGCAGACAAAAAAAAGGccacctccccccccctcccaccAACAAATGCGCCTGGGGTTGCCAGCTCGCTGACGCGGACGCTCCTCACACCACGAAGCACGTGAAAGCAGCCCCTCGGGGGGCAACGCCCGAGCGTGCGCACCTCACTCTCGGCGGTTTCTCGCCAAAGTCAAGAAGGCTAGccaccgccgctgcgccagaGGCCACGCATTGAACAGAACGCCCACGTGCGCATGCGAGCATGTGGTGACGACCCCACCCTAAGCCTCCACATACAAACAGATATAAATAGATGTATACACAAATacaggcatatatatacatatattctAACGGAGTTGggagcagctcgcgccgAAGCTGAGTCCGCCCTTCACACAGCGGGCCGCAGAAAGGCCCCcgcttcctcggcctccACTCCGCTCAAGCCCCGGTCTCCTTCACGTACAGCCGTCTCCAGAGGTACTTCACCGTCTCGTAGGAACCTGAAGCAccacgcatgcacgcaggCCACACCCTTGAATCGTGGCGTAAAGAATCAGAACGTGAAAAAGAGGCCTCAGTGAATCGTCAGTCACACGCAGAAGGCCTCGCAGGACTAAAGAGGATCAACCTCGTTTGAACTCCTGAACCATTTCACGTACATTTACGGGAAtgataaatatatatacggaAATATACAAATCAGATGCTGACCGTCCAAAGGCCTCCCACGTGCCCGCCGCGAGAGTCATCTGCTACAGAGTTTGCGCATCAGCATTGaactacatatatatatatatttttatatatatgcagagagagagagagaggcctgaGGTCATTACATGTTGCATGTATATGCCAGCTAGGGGTGCGCGTGAGGCTTCTACCCGCGCAGGCACACCCGCTGTCGGACTCTCAAACGAAGGCGGTGGCCGTCTGCGATTAAACTCTAAACCCTGGGCAAGGCAGGAGCGACTGACCCCAGCAGATTCCAGTGGCGGGAGCGCTCAAAGCAATCCGCGTCGACGTGCCCTGAAAACGCAAACAGGGCCCGCCAGGTCACGCTTCCCGCTTCCCGAGGCTTCACATGTTCTCCAAGAAAAGTGAGATTCTTGCATGCGAGCGCAGGTGCAGACACAGCCACGCATCCGCGGAAGCGCATATCTCTCCGTACGCGCGGCCAAGCATCGCAAACACTAAAGACTGGCGTGCTCAGTTGAAGATAGGCTGCTGAAAGACATTCATCCGCCTGAGCCAGAGGCCGAGGGCAAGAAACACAGAAGAGTAATTTGGCGAGTGTTGCGCGTCAAGCTATCGGCGCATCGCGTCCTTGCATAGAATCGAGTGGGcaaggaggaggaaaagTCTCCTTAGCTGCCCACGGCCCGCGCAAGGCGTCCCTGAGGCTTCGCAAGCGGGAGCCAGAAGCGCAATCATGTCAAGTTTTCGCTCACgtcccgccgcgggcgccagagTTTGGTGTCTGCCTACCTTCCAAAAGCCGCGAACGCCTTCCTCCCTAAAAATCGTGCGAACCGCGTTATGCAGCGACTGTCGAAAGAGACACGCAAGCCCCACCCCCACCGGAAAACCGCATTCTTCGCAAGCGGAAAACAGAAAGAAGCCGAGACGAGTGCAAAGTGCGAAGAAGCACATTCCAGCTACGTTGCAGGTCGCCAGACGTGAGTTGACGCTTTCGCAGCCGCTTGAAGAGACGTtgcgcgcgctggcgtccATAAGCAAGAATGCGTGTGGGAGCCATCCGCTACATACACGTGCCCCATTACTTTCCACATAGATGGATACAGATACAGGGAGGGGTGTAAATGTAGATAGAGAAATAGATAGATACTGAGAGGCATAGACgaatatagatagatatagctagatataaatatagatacagataATTAGATACATAGATGgggtagatagatatagatggATATATAGATCGATAGATGCAtgtagatagacagatagacgAGGAGGCCTAGTACCAAGGACGGCGTTTGGATGAATGCACACGCGGCTACGCACACTATGGAGAGAGCGCCTGCGTGACTAGGCAGATACAGAGAGTCAACGCACGCACAGGCAAACACAAATCGCTGAATTCCCCACGACAAGAGGGCATGCGTGAAGTGATGCTTATACACGTAGGTGGAGCGCTGTGCATGTGCTGCGCTGTCGGCGCTTACCGTGTATTTCTGGCTGACTCGAGGGAGGAAAGCCCCTGGGGGCGAGCCCAGGTTCGTGGCCCCCGGGCCGAGGCCCCCAGGTCCTTTCCC
Proteins encoded:
- a CDS encoding uncharacterized protein (encoded by transcript BESB_028460), giving the protein MGVKGLWDWLGEGVKKRTHLRVFAGKTFAVDASSWLHRAAYGCALPLLLFEEGRGVRVGEEAAEEELSLQEPAWAKKRNEEEEACEAYQQILRFCLGKIRLLTSFGIRPFLVFDGGQLGAKALVNERRSSSRREHAVQALAAHRAGDARDAWRHAVGAISVSVSLRNFIFRKLRAPPHEIFCLAAAYEADAQMARLVADGLADAVLTEDGDLLAYQARQVLSRLADDGSVQCVDCARCFRVLEDPRASPSRAPSLSSLSSPQAESAPQAESAPPRSPCQTALSPAGSTLASGSQTPQPASSLSPPSPASASFAPARAPPASLSLARFQLICVLAGCDYAPNVPGVGVRTAARLVLKYGADVRAILEALRASGKSIPADYAHQVRLALLTYRHQTVFVISPTWEIRMAPLTELPSRSLSPDILRCLGEIYDDEVACSLCLGRLHPATLKPLPRALQPGPPRPLFWLTGEAETTTRLVSSSPLSAGAERPAQPFLGARTPPCTGFVDLSRSGAGNGSDPTEDASGLWGGARVSEVAALADAGSEPHATRTKNTDTREKENLQGSQPLGGGSSGSTGGESEVSSCPRARDADGLARPNGGEPAPPLALEADACVVSTTQSTCADANSAFVFEPSQPDSDTGVWQTSVDAAGKREAASSREKAPCTPPARSLRAEAPGSRGGSVGTAEDGTPRKTPLPSPFDKPSRETASLSLRSKRAFFGLVGLRRGLPLVDCSKKRKQDAADARAP